The following proteins are encoded in a genomic region of Streptomyces lunaelactis:
- a CDS encoding SDR family oxidoreductase, whose product MLKGQKALVTGANSGIGRATAIGLGRAGADVVVNYVADRDAAEQVVDEIKGFGVRAAAYEADVSQEDQVIAMVDGMVQEFGTIDILVANAGLQRDARLTDMTLAQWQKVLDVNLTGQFLCAREVTKEFLRRGVVPEVSRAAGKIICMSSVHQLIPWAGHVNYASSKGGVLMMMQTLAQELAPQRIRVNAVAPGAIRTPINRSAWETPEARKDLLRLIPYDRIGDPDDIAYAVVGLASDLMDYVVGTTLYVDGGMTLFPGFATGG is encoded by the coding sequence CTGCTGAAAGGCCAGAAGGCGCTCGTCACGGGCGCCAACTCCGGTATCGGCAGGGCGACCGCCATCGGACTGGGCCGGGCCGGTGCCGACGTGGTCGTGAACTACGTGGCCGATCGCGACGCCGCCGAGCAGGTCGTCGACGAGATCAAGGGCTTCGGGGTGCGTGCCGCGGCGTACGAGGCCGACGTGTCCCAGGAGGACCAGGTCATCGCCATGGTCGACGGGATGGTCCAGGAGTTCGGAACGATCGACATCCTGGTGGCCAACGCGGGCCTGCAGCGGGACGCCCGGCTCACCGACATGACACTCGCCCAGTGGCAGAAGGTGCTGGACGTCAACCTCACCGGACAGTTCCTGTGTGCCCGGGAGGTGACGAAGGAGTTCCTGCGGCGCGGTGTCGTCCCGGAGGTGTCGCGCGCGGCCGGGAAGATCATCTGTATGAGCTCGGTGCATCAGCTCATCCCCTGGGCGGGGCACGTGAACTACGCCTCGTCCAAGGGCGGCGTACTGATGATGATGCAGACGCTGGCGCAGGAACTCGCCCCCCAGAGGATCCGAGTGAACGCGGTCGCCCCGGGAGCCATCAGGACGCCGATCAACCGCAGCGCCTGGGAGACGCCCGAGGCCCGGAAGGACCTGCTGAGGCTGATCCCCTACGACCGCATCGGAGACCCCGATGACATCGCCTACGCCGTCGTCGGCCTCGCCTCCGACCTCATGGACTACGTGGTGGGTACCACGCTCTACGTGGACGGCGGGATGACCCTCTTCCCCGGATTCGCCACCGGCGGCTGA
- a CDS encoding DUF6325 family protein: protein MSADEFSEMGPVDYLVVEFPGNRMTGEGLPLLVDLVERGIIRILDLSFVRKELDGSVSGLQIADFDADGELDLTLFEGASSGLLGEDDLQDAAAVLEPGNSAGIIVYENVWAGPFAAALRRGGAQLVASGRIPVQALLASLEAAEARSDS, encoded by the coding sequence ATGAGCGCCGACGAGTTCTCCGAAATGGGTCCTGTCGACTATCTGGTCGTTGAGTTTCCTGGCAACCGGATGACCGGCGAGGGCCTGCCGCTGCTCGTCGACCTGGTCGAGCGCGGAATCATCCGGATCCTCGACCTCTCCTTCGTGAGAAAAGAGCTGGACGGTTCGGTCTCCGGCCTGCAAATCGCCGACTTCGACGCCGACGGCGAACTCGACCTGACCCTCTTCGAGGGCGCGTCATCGGGTCTGCTCGGTGAGGACGATCTCCAGGACGCGGCCGCCGTTCTCGAGCCGGGGAACTCCGCAGGGATCATCGTGTACGAGAACGTGTGGGCCGGGCCGTTCGCGGCGGCCCTGCGGCGCGGCGGCGCCCAGCTGGTGGCGAGCGGACGGATTCCGGTGCAGGCTCTCCTGGCCTCGCTCGAAGCCGCCGAAGCCCGGTCCGATTCCTGA
- a CDS encoding cyclase family protein — protein MAADSGPESGPSLEAAEFRALYERVRRDARAGTAGRGALDDIAAATVREAAREVRTGRTVTLAAAVESVPGPDNPDACCHRMTGAVAGEIGTGLQFARDRFAMNVHGDADSHIDALCHVVYDGTLHGGVSADTLTTDGAEALSIDVARNGIVGRGVLLDIPRLRGVPWLEPGDHVTGEDLAAAETAQHIEVGEGDLLFVRVGHPRRRAELGAWNTAKARAGLHPTAMTFLADRGVAVLGGDGNNDTAPSSVDGVGFPVHVLGVHAMGLHLLDYLQFEGLVPLCEEEDRWSFLCVIAPLRLPGATGSPVNPIAIV, from the coding sequence ATGGCAGCGGACTCAGGCCCCGAGTCGGGCCCTTCGCTCGAGGCGGCCGAGTTCCGTGCCCTGTACGAGCGCGTACGGCGCGACGCGCGGGCAGGCACGGCAGGCCGGGGAGCCTTGGACGACATCGCCGCGGCAACGGTGCGGGAGGCGGCCCGCGAAGTGAGGACGGGCCGGACGGTGACCCTGGCAGCAGCCGTGGAGAGCGTGCCGGGGCCGGACAACCCCGACGCCTGCTGCCACCGGATGACCGGCGCGGTCGCCGGCGAGATCGGGACCGGGCTCCAGTTCGCGAGGGACCGCTTCGCCATGAATGTGCACGGCGACGCCGACAGCCACATCGACGCCCTGTGTCACGTCGTCTACGACGGCACTCTCCACGGCGGGGTATCCGCCGACACGTTGACCACGGACGGAGCGGAGGCGCTGTCCATCGATGTGGCGCGCAACGGGATCGTCGGCCGAGGCGTACTGCTCGACATACCCAGGCTGCGAGGGGTGCCGTGGCTCGAGCCGGGCGACCATGTCACCGGGGAGGACCTGGCCGCGGCAGAGACGGCGCAGCACATCGAGGTCGGCGAGGGGGACCTGCTCTTCGTCAGGGTCGGCCACCCCCGCCGCCGCGCCGAGCTCGGAGCATGGAATACGGCGAAGGCACGGGCCGGCCTCCACCCCACCGCCATGACGTTTCTGGCCGACCGGGGCGTCGCCGTGCTCGGCGGTGACGGGAACAACGACACTGCCCCCAGCTCTGTCGACGGTGTCGGCTTCCCCGTGCACGTCCTCGGTGTGCACGCCATGGGGCTGCATCTTCTGGACTACCTGCAGTTCGAGGGCCTGGTGCCGCTCTGCGAGGAGGAGGACCGCTGGTCGTTCCTCTGCGTGATCGCCCCTCTCCGGCTTCCTGGGGCTACCGGGTCTCCCGTGAATCCGATCGCGATCGTGTGA
- a CDS encoding glycoside hydrolase family 15 protein, whose product MDRYPPIADHGLIGDLQTAALVSSQGVIDWFAAPRFDSPSVFAALLDHDRGGYFLFAPDDANSVCKQLYYPDTAVLVTRFMSPEGVGEVLDYMPPGRILTPTDRHTLVRIVRSVRGTVRFSLKCAPRFDYGRATHELELRPEAAAFRAPAQTGYLQATFSLEREGLDVRGEVTLNEGESAAAAFTVCDPDGELPAPITVEALNDQLFEVGDFWQNWLRTSRYNGRWSDMVNRSAITLKLLTYAPTGAPVAAATMGLPEQVGGERNWDYRYTWIRDGSLSVRALLDLGFVDEAARFTRWIGDRMRDRSDLPGERLQIMYRVDGDPDIPEEILDHFEGYRGSSPVRAGNAAMDQLQLDIYGEALYALAEGREVGSQTGYHGWKGLASVLDWLADSWDRPDEGIWETRGGRKDFTYSRVMCWVAFDRGLTLAREFSRPADIARWTAARDAILDQVMERAWSDKEQALVQHYDGDVMDASLLLIPRVGFLARKSPGWLSTLDAMDRKLVSDSLVYRYDPAASPDGLRGSEGTFSLCTFLYVDALAMAGRLSQARYAFEKMHTYANHVGLFAEEIGPSGEQLGNFPQAFTHLSLIMAATTLDGAIDREQGR is encoded by the coding sequence ATGGACCGATATCCCCCCATCGCCGACCATGGTCTGATTGGTGATCTGCAGACCGCTGCTCTTGTCTCCTCCCAAGGCGTCATCGACTGGTTCGCGGCTCCCCGGTTCGATTCTCCGAGTGTTTTCGCCGCACTGCTCGACCATGACCGCGGCGGCTACTTCCTCTTCGCCCCGGACGATGCCAACTCGGTCTGCAAACAGCTCTATTACCCGGACACGGCAGTCCTGGTCACCCGGTTCATGTCGCCCGAGGGCGTCGGTGAGGTCCTCGACTACATGCCGCCGGGCCGGATACTCACGCCGACGGACCGCCACACACTGGTGCGCATCGTACGGTCCGTACGCGGCACCGTGCGGTTCTCTCTGAAGTGCGCACCGCGGTTCGACTACGGGCGGGCCACCCATGAGCTCGAACTGCGCCCGGAGGCGGCGGCATTCCGGGCGCCGGCGCAGACCGGCTACCTCCAGGCCACCTTCTCCCTGGAACGCGAGGGGCTGGACGTCCGGGGCGAGGTCACCCTCAACGAGGGCGAGTCGGCTGCCGCAGCCTTCACCGTCTGTGACCCGGACGGTGAGCTGCCCGCCCCCATCACCGTGGAGGCGCTCAACGACCAGCTCTTCGAAGTGGGCGATTTCTGGCAGAACTGGCTGCGCACTTCGCGGTACAACGGCCGGTGGTCGGACATGGTCAACCGCTCCGCCATCACCCTGAAGCTGCTCACCTACGCCCCCACGGGGGCTCCGGTCGCCGCGGCGACCATGGGTCTTCCCGAACAGGTCGGGGGCGAGCGCAACTGGGACTACCGGTACACCTGGATTCGCGACGGGTCGCTGTCGGTGCGGGCGCTGCTGGACCTCGGGTTCGTCGACGAGGCGGCCCGCTTCACGCGCTGGATCGGCGACCGGATGCGCGATCGCTCGGACCTGCCCGGCGAACGTCTGCAGATCATGTACCGGGTCGACGGAGATCCCGACATCCCCGAGGAGATCCTCGACCACTTCGAGGGATACCGCGGCTCGTCCCCGGTGCGGGCCGGGAACGCCGCCATGGACCAGCTGCAGCTCGACATCTACGGCGAGGCGCTCTACGCCCTGGCCGAAGGCCGCGAGGTGGGAAGCCAGACCGGATACCACGGCTGGAAAGGTCTCGCCTCGGTGCTCGACTGGCTCGCCGACTCCTGGGACCGCCCGGACGAGGGCATCTGGGAAACCCGCGGCGGCCGCAAGGACTTCACCTACAGCCGGGTGATGTGCTGGGTCGCCTTCGACCGCGGACTGACTCTGGCGCGGGAGTTCAGCCGGCCCGCCGACATCGCCCGCTGGACCGCCGCACGCGACGCCATCCTCGATCAGGTGATGGAACGGGCGTGGAGCGACAAGGAGCAGGCCCTCGTCCAGCACTACGACGGTGACGTCATGGACGCCTCCCTGCTGCTCATTCCGCGGGTCGGGTTCCTGGCCCGCAAGAGCCCCGGCTGGCTGTCCACGCTCGACGCCATGGACCGCAAGCTCGTCTCGGACAGCCTGGTATACCGCTACGATCCGGCGGCTTCCCCGGACGGTCTGCGCGGCTCTGAGGGCACGTTCAGCCTCTGTACGTTTCTCTACGTCGACGCGCTCGCGATGGCCGGCCGGCTCAGTCAGGCTCGCTATGCGTTCGAGAAGATGCACACGTACGCCAACCATGTGGGTCTGTTCGCCGAGGAGATCGGCCCGAGCGGTGAGCAACTCGGCAATTTCCCGCAGGCGTTCACCCATCTCTCGCTCATCATGGCCGCCACCACCCTCGACGGGGCGATCGACCGGGAACAGGGTCGCTGA
- a CDS encoding SHOCT domain-containing protein has protein sequence MPGLLRGVARTAVVAGTATAVSNRVSRRQAGRWAQQDAPQAAPQQPAAAAPEPPPAPSMESKISQLKDLGELKTQGVLTEAEFEAQKSRILNS, from the coding sequence ATGCCTGGTCTACTCCGCGGGGTCGCCCGCACCGCCGTCGTCGCCGGGACGGCGACCGCGGTCTCCAACCGTGTATCGCGACGGCAGGCCGGCCGGTGGGCCCAACAGGACGCACCGCAGGCCGCCCCGCAGCAGCCGGCCGCTGCGGCGCCCGAGCCCCCGCCCGCCCCCTCGATGGAGAGCAAGATTTCCCAGTTGAAGGACCTCGGCGAGCTCAAGACGCAGGGCGTTCTCACCGAGGCCGAGTTCGAGGCTCAGAAAAGCCGGATACTCAACTCCTGA
- a CDS encoding potassium channel family protein: MTADGDGARSRRHRRRLLFVSLLRSAVVVVLLTALYYLLPLDSDLGVGTLTALVLGLLAFGALVAWQTMAIIGSEHPPLRAIEALATAVPLFLLLFAAAYFLMAWEQASSFNEQLSRTDALYFTVTVFATVGFGDIVPTSGPARVLTMVQMLMDLILVGLIAKVVFGAVQMGLERRRSAPGSAEREP; the protein is encoded by the coding sequence GTGACAGCCGACGGGGACGGCGCCCGCAGCCGACGGCACCGCCGCCGCCTGCTCTTCGTTTCGTTGCTGCGCTCGGCTGTCGTCGTCGTTCTGCTCACCGCCTTGTACTACCTGCTTCCGCTGGACAGCGACCTCGGCGTCGGCACGCTGACGGCACTGGTCCTGGGGCTGCTGGCGTTCGGGGCTCTGGTCGCCTGGCAGACGATGGCCATCATCGGTTCCGAGCATCCCCCGCTGCGCGCGATCGAGGCACTGGCCACGGCTGTGCCCCTGTTCCTGCTGCTGTTCGCCGCCGCGTACTTCCTGATGGCCTGGGAGCAGGCATCGTCCTTCAACGAACAGTTGAGCCGTACCGACGCGCTGTATTTCACCGTCACCGTGTTCGCCACCGTCGGCTTCGGCGACATCGTGCCCACCTCGGGACCGGCCCGTGTGCTGACCATGGTGCAGATGCTCATGGACCTGATCCTGGTGGGCCTGATCGCCAAGGTCGTCTTCGGAGCGGTTCAGATGGGGCTGGAACGGCGACGATCCGCCCCGGGCTCTGCGGAGCGTGAACCATGA
- a CDS encoding DUF2252 domain-containing protein, whose amino-acid sequence MNHKPATATQGVQLSPKERAAKGRAARARASRSAHAEYTPSRHRPDPVDVIEEQSATRVQELVPIRYGRMSESPFRFYRGAAAIMAGDLATTIDSGLRAQLCGDAHMLNFRLLASPERHLLFDINDFDETLPGPWEWDVKRLAASLVIAGRENGFTDAERSVIVRSAVRSYREQMRRFAGMRTLDVWYSRSDADQLAELASGRLQKRGRKRLSRSLAKARTHDSLQAFEKLTHVVDGERRIAATPPLVTPLADLLPPPERNVLEEIIRSLIHDYRKSLQSDRQHLIQQFTPVDMARKVVGVGSVGTRCWIVLLRGRDGDDPLFLQAKEADVSALAPHVGSSEFATQGERVVAGQRLMQAASDIFLGWQRVHGIDGRERDFYVRQLRDWKFVVEPSLMVPQGMGLFAELCGATLARAHARSGDRIAIAAYLGSGDVFDRALNTFAETYADQNERDHQALLDAIKGGRVSAQAG is encoded by the coding sequence ATGAACCACAAGCCGGCGACGGCCACGCAAGGGGTGCAGCTGTCCCCCAAGGAGCGCGCGGCAAAGGGCAGGGCGGCGCGGGCGCGGGCCTCCCGGTCCGCCCACGCCGAATACACACCCTCCCGGCATCGGCCGGACCCGGTGGACGTCATCGAGGAACAGTCCGCGACGCGGGTGCAGGAGCTCGTCCCGATCCGCTACGGGCGGATGTCGGAATCCCCCTTCCGCTTCTACCGGGGCGCTGCCGCGATCATGGCGGGTGATCTGGCCACGACCATCGACTCTGGTCTGCGCGCCCAACTGTGCGGCGACGCCCACATGCTGAACTTCCGCCTGCTGGCCTCCCCCGAGCGGCATCTGCTCTTCGACATCAACGACTTCGACGAGACGCTGCCGGGACCGTGGGAATGGGACGTGAAGCGGCTGGCGGCCAGTCTCGTCATCGCCGGCCGGGAGAACGGCTTCACGGATGCGGAACGCAGCGTGATCGTCCGCTCCGCCGTGCGGTCGTACCGCGAACAGATGCGCCGGTTCGCCGGTATGCGCACGCTCGACGTCTGGTACTCCCGGTCCGACGCCGATCAGCTGGCGGAACTGGCGTCCGGGCGGCTGCAGAAGCGGGGGCGCAAGCGGCTGTCACGGTCGTTGGCCAAGGCTCGCACCCATGACAGCCTCCAGGCTTTCGAGAAGCTCACCCACGTCGTCGACGGTGAGCGCCGGATCGCCGCTACACCGCCCCTCGTCACACCGCTCGCCGATCTTCTGCCGCCCCCGGAACGCAACGTGCTCGAGGAGATCATCCGGAGCTTGATCCACGACTACCGGAAGAGCCTCCAGTCGGACCGGCAGCACCTGATCCAGCAGTTCACCCCGGTGGACATGGCGCGCAAGGTGGTGGGCGTCGGCAGCGTCGGCACCCGGTGCTGGATCGTGCTGCTGCGCGGCCGGGACGGGGACGACCCGCTGTTCCTCCAGGCCAAGGAGGCCGACGTCTCCGCGCTGGCTCCGCACGTCGGGAGCAGCGAGTTCGCCACACAGGGCGAGCGAGTGGTGGCCGGACAGCGGCTGATGCAGGCCGCGAGCGACATCTTTCTCGGCTGGCAACGGGTTCACGGGATCGACGGCCGCGAGCGGGACTTCTACGTACGCCAGTTGCGGGACTGGAAGTTCGTCGTCGAACCGTCGTTGATGGTGCCCCAGGGCATGGGGCTGTTCGCCGAGCTGTGCGGAGCCACGCTCGCCCGCGCCCACGCGAGGTCGGGCGACCGCATCGCCATCGCCGCCTATCTGGGCAGCGGCGACGTCTTCGACCGCGCTCTGAACACGTTCGCCGAGACCTACGCCGACCAGAACGAACGCGACCACCAGGCTCTCCTTGACGCGATCAAGGGCGGACGGGTCAGTGCACAGGCTGGCTGA
- a CDS encoding chloride channel protein produces MTAPSDRPAASDTPAQPQETALLRDVLRTPGYLKALVLSGLIGIPISLVAFWFLAGLQELEHVLWADLPQALGWDTPPSWWPLPLLLVAGVIVGLVVTHLPGAGGHIPASGLHAGGASTAALPGVVIAAAASLPLGAVLGPEAPLIALGGGLALLFRDLARAPATAKSTALLGAAGAAAAISVIFGSPLIAAVLLIEVVGVGGPQLFAIMLPALLSSGVGALVFTGFGRWTGLDTGSLALKFPESPPRLDTGDVFWSILMAVAIAVLMHLAIAGGRLTAAFVAARTFTRTVVCAVAAGGCAALYAVITGRTPVDVASSGQATLADMASDPHAWGVGALLAVVLFKSLAYALCLGSLRGGPVFPSLFLGAAVGVLLSPLPGLGVVPGVAGGMAAALTSVMRLPVSSVVLVVMLLGNSATVPVVILAAVVALVTTELLPAGLPSRLTRSRSDSRETR; encoded by the coding sequence ATGACGGCGCCGAGCGACCGGCCCGCAGCTTCCGACACCCCGGCGCAGCCACAGGAGACCGCCCTGCTGCGGGACGTGCTGCGCACCCCCGGCTACCTCAAGGCGCTGGTCCTCAGCGGCCTGATCGGCATTCCGATCTCCCTCGTGGCTTTCTGGTTCCTCGCCGGCCTCCAGGAACTCGAACACGTGCTGTGGGCGGATCTGCCGCAGGCCCTGGGCTGGGACACCCCGCCGTCGTGGTGGCCCCTGCCGCTGCTCCTGGTCGCCGGAGTCATCGTGGGGCTGGTCGTCACCCATCTGCCCGGCGCGGGAGGCCACATCCCGGCGTCCGGCCTGCACGCCGGAGGAGCATCGACAGCCGCGCTGCCCGGAGTGGTGATCGCGGCGGCGGCGAGCCTCCCGCTCGGCGCTGTCCTGGGACCGGAGGCGCCGCTGATCGCCCTCGGCGGTGGTCTGGCCCTGCTCTTCAGGGATCTCGCCCGCGCCCCCGCCACTGCGAAGAGCACCGCCCTGCTGGGCGCGGCCGGCGCCGCGGCGGCGATCTCGGTGATTTTCGGCAGTCCGCTCATCGCCGCGGTGCTGCTCATCGAGGTGGTGGGAGTGGGAGGTCCGCAGCTGTTCGCGATCATGCTCCCCGCTCTGCTGTCGAGCGGAGTGGGAGCCCTGGTGTTCACCGGATTCGGGCGCTGGACCGGGCTGGACACGGGCAGCCTCGCTCTGAAGTTCCCGGAGTCGCCCCCGCGTCTGGACACCGGGGACGTGTTCTGGTCGATTCTGATGGCTGTGGCCATCGCCGTGCTGATGCACCTGGCGATCGCCGGCGGACGGCTGACCGCCGCGTTCGTGGCAGCGCGCACGTTCACCAGGACGGTTGTCTGCGCGGTGGCCGCCGGTGGCTGCGCCGCCCTGTACGCGGTCATCACCGGCCGCACCCCGGTGGACGTCGCTTCGTCCGGACAGGCCACGCTCGCCGACATGGCCTCCGATCCCCATGCCTGGGGGGTCGGTGCGCTGCTGGCCGTGGTGCTCTTCAAATCGCTCGCCTACGCCCTCTGTCTGGGCAGCCTGCGCGGCGGTCCGGTGTTTCCGTCTCTGTTCCTGGGCGCGGCGGTGGGGGTGCTGCTGTCGCCCCTGCCCGGCCTGGGCGTCGTACCGGGAGTGGCCGGGGGTATGGCGGCTGCCCTCACCAGCGTCATGCGGCTGCCGGTCAGCAGCGTGGTGCTCGTGGTCATGCTGCTCGGAAACTCCGCGACGGTTCCGGTGGTGATCCTGGCGGCGGTGGTCGCCCTCGTCACGACCGAGCTGCTGCCCGCCGGACTTCCGAGCCGTCTCACACGATCGCGATCGGATTCACGGGAGACCCGGTAG
- a CDS encoding DUF7144 family membrane protein, translated as MATHAGVREGDTAHGGRGFAGGWMVFAAVLMIFGGIMAIFNGIAAIAKDDVFVTTRNYSFQFNLTGWGWVHLILGIILVLTGLALFRGEVWARVIGVAVAGLAMISNFLWLPYYPFWAIVLIAIDLFIIWALCAAPRPAQP; from the coding sequence ATGGCTACTCACGCAGGCGTCCGAGAAGGCGACACGGCGCACGGCGGCAGAGGCTTCGCCGGTGGATGGATGGTGTTCGCCGCCGTCCTGATGATCTTTGGCGGGATCATGGCCATCTTCAACGGCATCGCAGCCATCGCCAAGGACGACGTGTTCGTCACCACCCGCAATTACTCGTTCCAGTTCAACCTGACCGGGTGGGGCTGGGTCCATCTGATCCTCGGCATCATCCTCGTACTCACCGGACTCGCCCTGTTCAGGGGAGAGGTCTGGGCACGGGTCATCGGTGTGGCGGTAGCGGGCCTGGCCATGATCTCGAACTTCCTGTGGCTGCCCTACTACCCCTTCTGGGCCATCGTGCTCATCGCCATCGACCTCTTCATCATCTGGGCGCTGTGCGCCGCCCCACGGCCGGCGCAGCCCTGA
- a CDS encoding GAP family protein, with the protein MTLDLILIGLAITLEPFPVMAFIVVLSAHKGVRKGVAFILSWLACLVLVIACVLLFTGGTPPKAHSAPSTASLAVKLAIGVGLIAYGVYRRRRTDRPRRDRASPAKGDVSAWTAAGLAVLLQPWGLVAAGATTVMKADLSQAASWLTLMLYCLLATSSLLAMELYATFRPGAAQARLDSLRTWMTDHQDQAIVTLSLLLGFWLVGRSIYELV; encoded by the coding sequence ATGACTCTCGACCTCATCCTCATCGGCCTGGCGATCACCCTCGAACCGTTTCCGGTCATGGCATTCATCGTGGTGCTGTCGGCGCACAAGGGCGTACGCAAGGGCGTCGCCTTTATTCTGTCCTGGCTCGCGTGCCTGGTTCTGGTGATCGCCTGTGTGCTGCTCTTCACCGGCGGGACACCGCCCAAGGCGCACTCCGCCCCCTCGACCGCGTCGCTCGCCGTCAAGCTGGCCATCGGCGTCGGGCTGATCGCCTACGGGGTGTACAGGCGCCGCAGAACCGACCGTCCCCGACGGGACCGTGCGTCGCCCGCGAAGGGTGACGTCTCAGCGTGGACGGCGGCAGGCCTCGCGGTCCTTCTCCAGCCCTGGGGACTCGTCGCCGCGGGGGCCACGACCGTGATGAAGGCGGACCTCTCCCAAGCCGCCTCGTGGCTGACGCTGATGCTGTACTGCTTACTGGCCACCTCCAGCCTGCTGGCGATGGAGTTGTACGCGACGTTCCGGCCGGGCGCGGCCCAGGCCAGACTCGATTCACTGCGGACGTGGATGACGGACCACCAGGACCAGGCCATCGTCACTCTCTCCCTGTTGCTGGGCTTCTGGCTGGTCGGCCGGAGCATCTACGAACTTGTCTGA
- a CDS encoding DUF2254 domain-containing protein: MMSWAVAFRLRQYAKSSLWIIPLFGLLLGAILARLAQALDGTFQLPAEWRYSASTASTVLSAIVGAMVGLLGFVVTIGVLVVQQATGTLSPRYMRLWYRDRLQKSVLATFAGTFAFAFSLLRSVEEDSVPDLGVTLAGLAVAVSLLLLLIYLNRFTHNLRPVAIADLVTRFGERVLARWAAEAGLPAVQYGEHGKPLPGEARTLVRSERGGSIQAFHVAGLKAAAVRHGCTFVLTHPVGDFVPPGTTLIEVHGGTSQPDPRQLTGLVALGVERTIEQDPAFALRILVDIAIRALSPAVNDPTTAVQVLDHIEEFLHVVGRNELRADYAIGDDRGRPLLLFPGRTWEDYLQLAVTEIRDFGARSTQTCRRLRALLESLLDVLPDRHLAAVRAELRLLDESVQRNFTDPAGRATAQVGDRQGIGGGRPRPSTPPG, from the coding sequence ATGATGTCCTGGGCGGTGGCCTTTCGGCTGCGGCAATATGCCAAATCAAGCCTGTGGATCATCCCGCTCTTCGGACTTCTCCTGGGCGCGATTCTCGCCCGGCTCGCCCAGGCGCTGGACGGAACGTTCCAACTGCCCGCGGAGTGGCGGTACTCCGCGTCCACGGCGAGCACCGTTCTGAGTGCCATCGTCGGGGCCATGGTCGGCCTGCTCGGATTTGTGGTGACCATCGGTGTCCTCGTCGTCCAGCAGGCGACCGGAACCCTGTCCCCCCGGTACATGCGCCTCTGGTACCGGGACCGGCTGCAGAAGTCCGTACTCGCCACGTTCGCCGGGACGTTCGCGTTCGCCTTCTCCCTCCTGCGCTCCGTCGAGGAGGACTCCGTCCCCGACTTGGGGGTCACACTCGCCGGTCTGGCCGTCGCGGTCAGCCTGCTGCTCCTGCTCATCTATCTCAACCGGTTCACCCACAACCTCAGGCCGGTGGCCATCGCCGACCTGGTCACCCGCTTCGGGGAACGTGTCCTGGCCCGGTGGGCGGCGGAGGCCGGCCTTCCCGCGGTCCAGTACGGGGAGCACGGGAAGCCCTTGCCCGGTGAGGCGAGAACCCTTGTACGGTCCGAACGGGGCGGCTCCATCCAGGCGTTCCACGTGGCAGGGCTGAAAGCCGCCGCGGTGCGCCACGGCTGTACGTTCGTACTCACGCATCCGGTCGGCGACTTCGTGCCACCCGGCACCACCCTCATCGAGGTCCACGGCGGAACCTCGCAGCCGGATCCCCGGCAGCTGACGGGACTCGTGGCCCTGGGTGTCGAGCGGACCATCGAACAGGACCCGGCCTTCGCCCTGCGCATCCTCGTCGACATCGCCATCCGGGCACTCTCCCCGGCCGTGAACGACCCCACGACCGCCGTCCAGGTCCTGGACCACATCGAGGAGTTCCTGCACGTCGTCGGCAGGAACGAACTGCGCGCCGACTACGCGATCGGCGACGACCGCGGCCGGCCGCTTCTGCTGTTTCCGGGCCGCACCTGGGAGGACTATCTCCAGCTGGCCGTCACCGAGATCCGTGATTTCGGCGCGAGGTCCACCCAGACCTGCCGGCGGCTCCGGGCCCTGCTGGAGAGCCTTCTCGACGTCCTGCCCGACCGGCACCTGGCCGCGGTGCGAGCGGAGCTGAGGCTCCTGGACGAGTCGGTTCAGCGGAACTTCACCGACCCCGCGGGCCGTGCCACGGCACAGGTCGGCGACCGTCAGGGCATCGGCGGGGGGCGCCCTCGGCCGTCAACGCCGCCCGGCTGA